The Echeneis naucrates chromosome 10, fEcheNa1.1, whole genome shotgun sequence genome has a window encoding:
- the gabra6a gene encoding gamma-aminobutyric acid receptor subunit alpha-6a — translation MEYTMDMFFRQMWVDERLKFEGPTEILRLNNLMVDKIWTPDTFFRNSKKSISHNMTTPNKLFRIMKNGTVLYTMRLTISAECPMRLMDFPMDGHACPLRFGSYAYTSSEIKFTWKKGPIASVECPKESMSLLQYDLVGQTLSSEIFKSNTGHYSVQVVHFHLQRKIGYYLIQTYIPLIMVVVLSQVSFWINKESVPARTVAGITTVLTMTTLSISARQSLPKVAYATAMDWFIAVCFAFVASALVEFAAVNYFATLQANRLKKQRARQDKLEVLATGSDDNDDTISSDSSPREGLKRRNHSVCCSEPGDDPPLPIFLQQGSAFPQIPQLAGTSPIDTYARVLFPLGFALFNLIYWYIYLAKDTMEKARDMDLEN, via the exons ATG GAGTACACTATGGACATGTTCTTCCGACAGATGTGGGTTGATGAGCGTTTGAAGTTTGAGGGCCCCACTGAAATCCTGCGGCTGAACAATCTTATGGTAGACAAGATATGGACGCCAGATACTTTCTTCAGAAACTCAAAGAAGTCAATTTCCCATAACATGACCACACCCAACAAGCTTTTCCGTATCATGAAAAACGGGACTGTCCTCTACACCATGAG ACTGACAATCAGTGCAGAATGTCCTATGAGGCTGATGGACTTCCCCATGGACGGCCATGCCTGTCCTCTCAGGTTTGGAAGCT ATGCCTACACAAGCAGTGAAATTAAGTTCACCTGGAAGAAAGGCCCGATAGCATCTGTGGAGTGTCCCAAAGAGTCTATGAGCCTTTTGCAGTATGATCTAGTGGGACAGACTTTGTCCAGTGAGatattcaaatcaaatacaG GTCACTACTCTGTGCAGGTGGTCCATTTCCACCTCCAGAGGAAGATTGGCTACTACCTTATACAGACCTACATCCCCCTCATAATGGTTGTTGTGCTGTCACAAGTCTCTTTTTGGATTAACAAGGAGTCTGTTCCTGCACGTACAGTTGCTG GCATCACCACAGTTCTCACAATGACCACCCTAAGCATCAGCGCTCGTCAGTCACTTCCCAAAGTGGCCTATGCTACCGCCATGGATTGGTTCATCGCTGTGTGCTTCGCCTTTGTGGCATCGGCCCTTGTCGAGTTTGCAGCAGTGAACTACTTTGCCACCCTCCAGGCCAACCGTCTGAAGAAACAAAGAGCCAGGCAGGACAAGCTTGAGGTGTTGGCTACCGGCAGTGACGACAATGACGACACAATTTCT TCGGACAGCAGCCCTCGGGAAGGCCTGAAGAGGAGAAACCACTCAGTGTGCTGCAGTGAACCAGGAGACGATCCGCCACTGCCGATCTTCCTCCAGCAGGGCTCAGCTTTTCCTCAAATACCGCAGCTGGCCGGCACCAGCCCCATCGATACATACGCTCGTGTCCTCTTCCCCCTTGGGTTTGCCCTCTTTAACCTCATCTACTGGTACATCTACCTGGCCAAGGACACCATGGAGAAAGCCAG